The genomic DNA GAGTTTTTATAGGCGTTATTTCAGCTGTTTATCAAAATACCTGGATTGATCATGCAGCTATGACATTTGCACTTTTATTTATATCGACACCAGTATTCTGGTTTGGAATGATATTAATTTATTTCTTTTCAATGACTTTAGGCTGGACTCCTATTTCAGGAATGGGAGATGGAGGTTTGAGTTTACAGCATTTAATTCTACCGGCAATTACTCTAGGTAGTAGATTTGCAGCTTTTTTAGCTCGTTACACTCGCTCAGTTATGTTAGAAGTTATTACTCAGGATTATATTAGAACAGCCCGATCAAAAGGTTTAAAGGAGAGAAAAGTTATCTTAAGTCATGCTTTGAGAAATGTGATGATACCTGTAGTTACAGTAGTAGGTATGAACTTTGCTTCTCTTTTAAATGGCTCAGTTTTAACAGAAACGATTTTTGCCTGGCCTGGTTTTGGTAGATATGTAGTTACTGCCATAAAAAAGAGAGACTTCCAGGTTATAGCAGGCTGTGTTTTAGTTGGTTCATTGATTTTTGTATTTTTTAATCTAATAGTAGATGTAATATATGTAGGACTTGATCCAAGGATCAAGTATGATTGATAAGGAGGGAAAAATCTAACATGCAAGCAAATAAAAAAGATAATAAAACTGCTAGAGATAAAAAGCCTAAAAGTTTATGGCAGGATACCTGGAAAAGATTAAAAAGAAATAAAGCGGCAATGATAGGTCTTGTAATGGTTATTTTGTTTATACTTATTGCTATTTTTGCTCCATTTTTAGCTCCCTATGATCCAAATGAAATAGATTTAACTTCTGTACTAAAAGCACCTTC from Halanaerobiales bacterium includes the following:
- a CDS encoding ABC transporter permease; the protein is MIQYILRRLLLIIPVLLGVLFLTFVLMYMVPGDPVITMLGQHAEDDIINRIRAELKLDDPWHVQFINYLKRTLRGDLGRSYISGVSVTDALKQKLPNTLKLAVTAVIVSTLMGVFIGVISAVYQNTWIDHAAMTFALLFISTPVFWFGMILIYFFSMTLGWTPISGMGDGGLSLQHLILPAITLGSRFAAFLARYTRSVMLEVITQDYIRTARSKGLKERKVILSHALRNVMIPVVTVVGMNFASLLNGSVLTETIFAWPGFGRYVVTAIKKRDFQVIAGCVLVGSLIFVFFNLIVDVIYVGLDPRIKYD